Proteins from a genomic interval of Syngnathoides biaculeatus isolate LvHL_M chromosome 23, ASM1980259v1, whole genome shotgun sequence:
- the LOC133497052 gene encoding uncharacterized protein LOC133497052, which yields MLWGWQYLCRPTRWPLWEGCRAGRERKNSVRRGQCFLSGGPVRNNVHAPARTYLSAAKGFWASDSKRKSALGAATGCMPERRHLLGASESQTLRPGRQTKLHICTHQMATVGRMPSRTREEELRQEGSVLPVWRTRPEQCACACEEVLLSCKGLLGLRYKKELCVRSSHRVHDLLWCLSSLAPAVKKQCFGAGSTSADPPDGDCGKDAEQDERERTPSGGVRASCLEDPSGTMRMRLRRGTSLLQSVFGPQIQKGTPR from the exons ATGCTTTggggctggcagtacctctgcagacccaccagatggccactgtgggaaggatgccgagcaggacgagagaggaagaactccgtcaggaggggtcagtgcttcctgtctggaggacccgtccggaacaatgtgCATGCGCCTGCGAGGACGTACTTGTCTGCTGCAAAGGGGTTTTGGGCCTCGGATTCAAAAAGGAAGTctgcgttaggagcagccactgggtgcat GCctgaacggagacatctcctgggggccagtgaatcacagaccttgaggccagggagacagactaaattacatatatgt acccaccagatggccactgtgggaaggatgccgagcaggacgagagaggaagaactccgtcaggaggggtcagtgcttcctgtctggaggacccgtccggaacaatgtgcatgcgcctgcgaggaggtacttctctccTGCAAAGGGTTATTGGGCCTCCGATACAAAAAGGAACTctgcgttaggagcagccaccgggtgcat gacctactgtggtgtttgtcttcactcgcgCCTGCGGTGAAAAAGCAATGCTTcggggctggcagtacctctgcagacccaccagatggcgactgtgggaaggatgctgAACAGGACGAGAGAGaaagaactccgtcaggaggggtcagggcttcctgtctggaggacccgtccggaacaatgcgcatgcgccTGCGaagaggtacttctctgctgcaaagtgTTTTTGGGCCTCAGATACAAAAAGGAACTCCGCGTTAG